One window from the genome of Mycobacteriales bacterium encodes:
- the lipA gene encoding lipoyl synthase codes for MSAEAPDTAIGPDGRRLLRLEVRNAAVPIERKPPWIKTRARMGPEFAALKSMVRSEGLHTVCEEAGCPNIYECWEDREATFLIGGEQCTRRCDFCQIATGRPAPLDRDEPRRVAESVQAMGLRYATVTGVTRDDLPDGGSWLYAETVRQIHAHVPGCGVEVLIPDFDGIPEQLAEVFSAKPQVLAHNVETVPRIFRRIRPGFRYQRSLDVLTAARAAGLVTKSNLILGLGEERAEVVETMQALHAAGCELLTITQYLRPSPRHHPVVRWVHPDEFVELAREAEQIGFIGVLSGPLVRSSYRAGRLYSQAVEARGTRTSG; via the coding sequence TTGTCGGCTGAGGCACCCGACACCGCGATCGGGCCCGACGGCCGCCGGCTGCTGCGGCTGGAGGTGCGCAACGCCGCCGTACCGATCGAGCGCAAGCCCCCCTGGATCAAGACGCGCGCCCGCATGGGCCCCGAGTTCGCCGCGCTGAAGTCGATGGTCCGCTCCGAGGGCCTGCACACGGTCTGCGAGGAAGCAGGCTGCCCCAACATCTACGAGTGCTGGGAGGACCGGGAGGCGACGTTCCTCATCGGCGGCGAGCAGTGCACCCGGCGCTGCGACTTCTGCCAGATCGCCACCGGCCGCCCCGCACCGCTCGACCGCGACGAGCCGCGCCGCGTCGCGGAGTCCGTGCAGGCGATGGGGCTGCGCTACGCGACCGTCACCGGCGTGACGCGCGACGACCTGCCCGACGGCGGTTCGTGGCTGTACGCCGAAACCGTGCGGCAGATCCATGCGCACGTGCCCGGCTGCGGGGTCGAGGTGCTGATCCCCGACTTCGACGGCATCCCGGAGCAGCTCGCCGAGGTCTTCTCGGCCAAGCCGCAGGTGCTCGCCCACAACGTCGAGACCGTGCCCCGGATCTTCCGCCGGATCCGGCCGGGATTCCGCTACCAGCGCTCGCTCGACGTGCTGACCGCCGCGCGCGCGGCCGGGCTGGTCACGAAGTCAAACCTCATCCTCGGCCTGGGCGAGGAGCGCGCCGAAGTCGTCGAGACCATGCAGGCGCTGCACGCCGCCGGCTGCGAGCTGTTGACGATCACGCAGTACCTGCGCCCCTCACCCCGCCACCATCCCGTCGTGCGCTGGGTGCACCCGGACGAGTTCGTCGAGCTGGCGCGGGAGGCCGAGCAGATCGGCTTCATCGGCGTGCTCAGCGGTCCGCTGGTGCGCTCGTCGTACCGCGCCGGACGCCTCTACAGCCAGGCCGTCGAGGCTCGCGGCACGCGCACGTCGGGCTGA
- a CDS encoding DUF4191 domain-containing protein — protein sequence MARDDSKSGGRLEQIKLVYSFTRERDPQILLWIALPAIAIFAVLLALGFVFGHPIYLGVIGFIAALLWMTSIFGRRSMSAQYASVEGQPGAAAAVLSSLRGTWKVQPAVALNRNQDLVHRAVGRPGIVLVGEGAPSRVGPLIAQERKRVTRIAGDIPIYEVQVGAEEGQVDLRKLQAHLGKLPRNLKPREVDAVDNRLRALGGAAMPVPKGPLPRGGRIPRGKMR from the coding sequence ATGGCCCGAGACGACTCCAAATCCGGCGGCCGGCTCGAGCAGATCAAGCTGGTCTACTCGTTCACCCGCGAACGCGACCCCCAGATCCTGCTCTGGATCGCGCTGCCGGCGATCGCCATCTTCGCCGTGCTGCTGGCACTCGGCTTCGTCTTCGGGCACCCGATCTACCTCGGCGTGATCGGGTTCATCGCTGCCCTGCTCTGGATGACCAGCATCTTCGGTCGCCGCTCGATGTCTGCGCAGTACGCCAGTGTCGAGGGCCAGCCCGGCGCCGCGGCCGCCGTCCTGTCCTCGCTGCGCGGCACGTGGAAGGTGCAGCCCGCGGTCGCGCTCAACCGCAACCAGGACCTCGTGCACCGCGCGGTCGGCCGGCCCGGCATCGTGCTCGTCGGCGAGGGCGCACCGAGCCGGGTGGGGCCGCTCATCGCCCAGGAGCGCAAGCGGGTCACCCGGATCGCGGGCGACATCCCGATCTACGAGGTGCAGGTCGGCGCCGAAGAAGGTCAGGTCGACCTGCGCAAGCTGCAGGCGCACCTCGGCAAGCTGCCGCGCAACCTCAAGCCGCGTGAGGTCGACGCGGTCGACAACCGGCTGCGTGCACTGGGTGGCGCCGCCATGCCGGTGCCGAAGGGCCCGCTCCCCCGCGGCGGCCGGATCCCGCGCGGCAAGATGCGCTGA
- a CDS encoding RDD family protein: MASPRISGSWLDAPPAGSELHDYRGQSLGLPASGPGSAVGLGPRFVAFAVDAVLSWLVATIPAGSVHTGIWSTLVFLVEYAVLVGLGGQSAGMRLTGLRVISVARRTQHAGIGWWAVPRAVLLALIFTVLFTDRDGRGLHDRATGTVVVRA, encoded by the coding sequence ATGGCCTCCCCGCGGATCTCCGGCTCGTGGCTCGATGCGCCGCCGGCGGGCTCCGAGCTGCACGACTACCGCGGGCAGTCCTTGGGGCTACCGGCGAGCGGGCCGGGGTCCGCCGTGGGGCTCGGTCCACGGTTCGTGGCGTTCGCGGTCGATGCGGTGCTGTCCTGGCTCGTGGCGACGATCCCGGCGGGGTCGGTGCACACCGGCATCTGGAGCACGCTGGTGTTCCTCGTGGAGTACGCCGTGCTCGTGGGGCTCGGCGGGCAGAGCGCCGGCATGCGCCTCACCGGGCTTCGCGTGATCTCGGTGGCGCGCCGGACGCAGCACGCAGGCATCGGCTGGTGGGCGGTGCCCCGAGCGGTGCTGCTCGCGCTGATCTTCACCGTGCTGTTCACGGACCGCGACGGACGCGGGCTGCACGACCGGGCGACCGGCACCGTCGTCGTGCGCGCCTAG
- a CDS encoding SpoIIE family protein phosphatase, whose protein sequence is MFDEEQLAHASTEQVAQRLRRLQAVSADLLGALAVEAVVRTMVESGLSLLGAVAGAVWMLDRERGMLALQGHVGYPADVIACLTDMPLDARAPAAESALHAQRVTLLSVAERDERYPGLLGGASVGAAYVCEPLVQGGEVLGVLSASFADGGLLTDPANLSFFDTVIAQCSVALHRARMISVERRSRDRLELLAESGRLFAGVTEARPLCEELCRLATDRLADVAIVVLAGPDDTWQIAGGDHADPLIGHALNGFARTLDGRGGDLIRSTMDSGLPRLFQRGDDDYRDLVDEAAQLALLHEIDLGSGLVLPLRAHGRGLGVLTMATIGQRPPLGADDLAEMRELAGRLALALDNARLFHQQSEIAHTLQRSLLPVDLPAVAGAEVAVRYLPGTRGMSVGGDFYDVVPLPSGCVGLVVGDVMGRGVRAAAVMGQVLAAIRGYVLEGHSPAGILGRLDRLVASLDDALIVTCCYVEWDPTTDRALLACAGHPPPLLVSHGDPAAFLPLEPGPPLGVGLGSYGERVVTLPLGSLLLLYTDGLVESPDLPVDEGMRRLARAVDGVRGAEAACEAALAVQPASDDDVALLALWTLPAGEGQPISELVQELPADIQSPAQARSAVEHVLASWGLDELVETATLLVSEVVTNAVRHAGTSLRLRTLRLATDGVRVEVVDQAPHAPLRRGRPNAAAEGGRGLHLIEHLARRWGVESTDLAKTVWFELSL, encoded by the coding sequence GTGTTCGACGAGGAGCAGCTCGCGCACGCCTCGACGGAGCAGGTGGCGCAACGGCTGCGCCGGCTCCAGGCCGTCAGCGCCGACCTGCTCGGCGCCCTCGCCGTCGAAGCCGTCGTGCGCACCATGGTGGAGAGCGGACTGTCGCTGCTCGGCGCGGTGGCCGGCGCGGTCTGGATGCTCGATCGCGAGCGGGGCATGCTGGCCCTGCAGGGCCACGTCGGCTACCCCGCTGACGTCATCGCCTGCCTCACCGACATGCCGCTCGACGCGCGCGCGCCCGCTGCCGAGTCCGCATTGCACGCGCAGCGCGTCACCCTGCTGTCCGTCGCGGAGCGCGACGAGCGCTACCCCGGACTGCTGGGCGGGGCGAGTGTCGGCGCGGCGTACGTCTGCGAACCCCTCGTCCAGGGCGGTGAGGTCCTCGGCGTGCTGTCGGCCAGCTTCGCCGACGGCGGGCTCCTGACCGACCCGGCCAACCTCTCGTTCTTCGACACCGTCATCGCCCAGTGCTCCGTCGCGCTGCACCGCGCTCGCATGATCTCGGTCGAGCGGCGCTCTCGCGACCGGCTGGAGCTGCTCGCCGAGTCGGGGCGGCTGTTCGCAGGGGTGACCGAGGCCCGGCCGCTGTGCGAGGAGCTGTGCCGGCTGGCGACCGACCGCCTGGCCGACGTGGCGATCGTCGTGCTCGCCGGCCCCGACGACACGTGGCAGATCGCCGGCGGCGACCATGCCGACCCGCTCATCGGCCACGCCCTGAACGGATTCGCCCGGACCCTCGACGGGCGCGGTGGCGACCTCATCCGCTCGACGATGGACAGCGGGCTGCCGCGGTTGTTCCAGCGGGGCGATGACGACTACCGCGACCTGGTCGACGAGGCGGCGCAGCTCGCGCTCCTGCACGAGATCGACCTGGGGTCGGGGCTGGTCCTGCCGTTGCGGGCGCACGGGCGCGGACTCGGCGTGCTCACCATGGCGACGATCGGTCAGCGCCCGCCCCTCGGTGCCGATGACCTGGCCGAGATGAGGGAGCTCGCCGGCCGGCTCGCGCTGGCACTCGACAACGCGCGGCTCTTCCATCAGCAGAGCGAGATCGCGCACACCCTGCAACGGTCGCTGCTGCCGGTCGACCTGCCGGCCGTGGCCGGCGCCGAGGTGGCCGTGCGCTACCTGCCCGGGACCCGCGGCATGTCGGTGGGCGGCGACTTCTACGACGTCGTGCCGTTGCCCTCGGGGTGTGTGGGGCTCGTCGTCGGCGACGTCATGGGCCGCGGGGTCCGTGCCGCCGCGGTCATGGGGCAGGTCCTGGCGGCCATCCGTGGCTACGTCCTGGAAGGGCACAGCCCCGCGGGCATCCTGGGTCGCCTCGACCGGCTCGTGGCCTCCCTCGACGACGCGCTGATCGTCACCTGCTGCTACGTCGAGTGGGACCCGACCACCGACCGCGCGCTGCTCGCCTGCGCCGGCCATCCGCCGCCGCTGCTGGTGTCGCACGGCGACCCGGCGGCCTTCCTGCCGCTCGAACCAGGTCCCCCGCTCGGCGTCGGCCTCGGTTCGTACGGCGAACGCGTCGTCACCCTCCCGCTCGGCTCGCTGCTGCTCCTCTACACCGACGGGCTCGTCGAGAGTCCCGACCTACCTGTCGACGAGGGCATGCGCCGGCTGGCTCGCGCGGTCGACGGAGTGCGCGGGGCGGAGGCGGCCTGCGAGGCGGCGCTCGCGGTGCAGCCCGCATCCGACGACGACGTCGCCCTGCTCGCGCTGTGGACCCTGCCCGCGGGCGAGGGTCAGCCCATCAGCGAGCTCGTGCAGGAGCTGCCCGCGGACATCCAGTCACCGGCGCAGGCGCGCTCCGCCGTCGAGCACGTGCTGGCGTCATGGGGTCTCGACGAGCTCGTCGAGACCGCGACGCTGCTCGTGAGCGAGGTGGTCACCAACGCGGTGCGGCATGCGGGGACGTCGCTGCGCCTGCGCACACTGCGCCTCGCGACCGACGGCGTCCGCGTCGAGGTGGTCGACCAGGCTCCGCACGCACCGCTGCGGCGCGGGCGACCCAACGCTGCGGCGGAGGGCGGGCGCGGCCTGCACCTGATCGAGCACCTGGCCCGTCGCTGGGGCGTCGAGTCGACGGACCTGGCGAAGACGGTCTGGTTCGAGCTGTCGCTCTGA
- the glnA gene encoding type I glutamate--ammonia ligase: MFTSADEVLAYISDHDVKFVDVRFCDLPGVMQHVSIPAENFGRRVFEEGLMFDGSSIRGFQQIHESDMLLLPDPTSAVEDPFRQHKTLVLNFFIHDPLTGEAYSRDPRNIARKAEDYVRGSGIADTAYFGPEAEFYIFDSIRYDSTPHSTYHYIDSVEAAWNTGRDEDGGNKGYKPAYKGGYFPTPPTDHFIDLRAEMVRKLLETGLDVELHHHEVGTAGQSEIGFRFGTLLKTADNLMWFKYVVKNVALAAGHTVTFMPKPIFGDNGSGMHCHQSLWKDGAPLFYDEVGYAGLSDTARYYIGGLLKHAPALLAFTNPTTNSYRRLVPGYEAPVNLVYSQRNRSACCRIPITGTNPKAKRIEFRVPDPSCNPYLAFAAMLMAGVDGIRNKIEPPEPIDKDLYELPPDEHAAVAQVPGSLERVLDELEADHEWLLEGGVFTPDAIDTWLDYKRVHEVDPIRLRPHPYEFQMYYSI; this comes from the coding sequence ATGTTCACCAGCGCGGACGAGGTTCTCGCCTACATCTCCGATCACGACGTGAAGTTCGTCGATGTCCGGTTCTGCGACCTGCCGGGCGTCATGCAGCACGTCTCGATCCCGGCGGAGAACTTCGGGCGGCGGGTGTTCGAAGAGGGCCTGATGTTCGACGGTTCCTCGATCCGCGGCTTCCAGCAGATCCACGAGTCGGACATGCTGCTGCTGCCCGACCCGACGAGCGCCGTGGAGGACCCATTCCGTCAGCACAAGACGCTGGTCCTCAACTTCTTCATCCACGACCCGTTGACCGGTGAGGCCTACAGCCGCGACCCGCGCAACATCGCCCGCAAGGCCGAGGACTACGTGCGAGGCTCGGGCATCGCGGACACGGCCTACTTCGGCCCGGAGGCGGAGTTCTACATCTTCGACTCGATCCGCTACGACTCGACGCCGCACTCGACCTACCACTACATCGACTCGGTCGAGGCCGCGTGGAACACCGGCCGCGACGAGGACGGCGGCAACAAGGGCTACAAGCCGGCGTACAAGGGCGGATACTTCCCGACCCCGCCGACCGACCACTTCATCGACCTGCGCGCGGAGATGGTGCGCAAGCTGCTGGAGACCGGACTCGACGTCGAGCTGCACCACCACGAGGTCGGCACCGCCGGCCAGTCGGAGATCGGCTTCCGGTTCGGCACGCTGCTCAAGACGGCCGACAACCTCATGTGGTTCAAGTACGTCGTCAAGAACGTCGCGCTGGCCGCGGGCCACACGGTGACGTTCATGCCGAAGCCCATCTTCGGTGACAACGGCTCGGGCATGCACTGCCACCAGTCGCTGTGGAAGGACGGCGCCCCGCTGTTCTACGACGAGGTCGGCTACGCGGGGCTGTCCGACACTGCGCGCTACTACATCGGCGGCCTGCTCAAGCACGCGCCCGCGCTGCTCGCCTTCACCAACCCGACGACCAACTCCTACCGGCGGCTGGTGCCGGGCTACGAGGCTCCGGTCAACCTGGTCTACTCGCAGCGCAACCGCTCGGCCTGCTGCCGGATCCCGATCACCGGTACCAACCCGAAGGCCAAGCGCATCGAGTTCCGGGTGCCCGACCCCTCGTGCAACCCCTACCTCGCGTTCGCAGCGATGCTGATGGCCGGCGTCGACGGCATCCGCAACAAGATCGAGCCCCCGGAGCCGATCGACAAGGACCTCTACGAGCTGCCGCCCGACGAGCACGCCGCGGTCGCGCAGGTGCCCGGTTCGCTGGAGCGGGTGCTCGACGAGCTCGAGGCCGACCACGAGTGGCTGCTCGAGGGCGGTGTCTTCACGCCGGACGCGATCGACACGTGGCTCGACTACAAGCGGGTGCACGAGGTCGACCCGATCCGGCTGCGCCCGCACCCGTACGAGTTCCAGATGTACTACTCCATCTAG
- a CDS encoding adenylate/guanylate cyclase domain-containing protein, with amino-acid sequence MGGPTGRAQHAARLRPYVASLVLTWLRDSPQATWREVDGTLVFVDISGFTKLTERLAERGKGGAEEMSDILDATFGELLWVAYSYGAQLVKWGGDAVLLLFTGDGHAPRACRAAYDMRATMRRIGHLRTSAGAVTLRMSVGIHSGTFHFFLVGTLHRELLVTGPGATTTARIEGVAEAGEIGLSPQTAALLAPNLVGVEKTPGVWLLRGRPRVPETPRRTTLDLAGIDVASCLTAPTREHLLAGGTDGEHRQIAVAFVEFKETDALLAAQGPGALAAALHEVVSVTQDACARHGVTFWETDISPDGGKIMLVGGAPRSTDDDAGAMLATARDVADGVRTLPLRIGVNHGRVFSGDFGPDYRRTYSVKGDAVNLAARVMGKAAPGEVWATEGVLEHSRLSFDAERLEPFLVKGKARPVQAYRLGRVMQGRVGTPDDDLPLISRERELAVLHDATAAAAAGRGCLVELVGEPGIGKSRLLAELACRSPDLRTVDVGCDAYHSSTPYAPFRTLLRELLDIPYDAEPGTAGELLATRLHDTAPDLLQWLPLVAVVVDADVAPTAATSALDEKFRKGRLEQVTTELLHRLLPSATLVVVEDAHLADDASADLLAHVAESIASRPWAMVVSRHTSPGGFAPQAPSARIDLLPLDDFAAQTMLAIAAEESPLPPHEFAALAQRAEGNPLFLLQLLDAVRRTGSVDELPDSIEGVITARIDRLPPRERRLLRTAAVLGVRFEPRVLDAVLDADGDRLEAERLADFLQLGDDGMVAFRHALVRDTAYEGLPFTRRRELHGRAGDVLERLYGERTDERADLLSLHFLQAGRFERAWRYARVAGQRADGAYAYVESAVFYERALAAARRSADADTAAIADVTERLGDARSRLGEFARADAAYADAARALRSQPLDRARIFYKQADICVREGAHSPALRRLSRGLTVLSDQPGIEARRLRARLSSFYGLVRHNQGRDRDAARWGRRAVVEAETSRSPATLAEALLHLDVCLTFADDGGGKNARRALGLWRRLGDSWQEARTLNQLGIRAYFGGRWPEALAHYRDAAAAFDRAGDQWMASVVRGNLAETLSDQGHVEEAIGILELTLPAWRASSAPTMVGFGLSLLARAHVRAGRFEEAAPLYAEARALFTEHGEPVEVLETDARRVESSVLQGRGVAVLGDVAELLERCHRLPGGEGLAATAHRLHGLALAQLGDLLEARAALQRSIASAQQRGATHEIVWALDALDQLAGASQQLPIPSQSTELRSLMDGLGMVQIARPGPTGHAIDVTRDATIAR; translated from the coding sequence ATGGGGGGACCGACGGGCCGGGCGCAGCACGCTGCCCGGCTACGTCCGTACGTGGCCAGCCTTGTGCTGACCTGGCTCCGCGACTCGCCCCAGGCAACGTGGCGTGAGGTCGACGGCACGCTGGTCTTCGTCGACATCTCGGGCTTCACCAAGCTGACCGAGCGGCTGGCCGAGCGCGGCAAGGGCGGCGCCGAGGAGATGAGCGACATCCTCGACGCCACGTTCGGCGAGCTGCTTTGGGTCGCCTACTCCTACGGCGCGCAGCTGGTGAAGTGGGGCGGCGACGCGGTCCTGCTGCTGTTCACCGGAGACGGGCACGCGCCGCGGGCCTGCCGCGCGGCGTACGACATGCGGGCGACGATGCGCCGCATCGGCCACCTGCGCACGTCGGCCGGTGCCGTGACCCTGCGCATGAGCGTCGGCATCCACAGCGGCACGTTCCACTTCTTCCTGGTCGGCACGCTGCACCGCGAGCTGCTCGTCACAGGACCGGGCGCGACCACCACGGCCCGCATCGAGGGCGTCGCGGAAGCCGGCGAGATCGGCCTGTCCCCGCAGACGGCCGCCCTGCTGGCGCCGAACCTCGTCGGCGTGGAGAAGACGCCTGGCGTGTGGCTGCTGCGCGGCCGGCCACGGGTGCCGGAGACTCCGCGCCGGACGACGCTCGACCTGGCCGGCATCGACGTCGCGAGCTGCCTGACTGCACCGACCCGCGAGCACCTGCTGGCAGGTGGCACCGACGGTGAGCACCGGCAGATCGCGGTCGCGTTCGTGGAGTTCAAGGAGACCGACGCCTTGCTGGCCGCCCAGGGTCCGGGCGCGCTGGCCGCCGCCCTGCACGAGGTCGTCTCGGTGACGCAGGACGCCTGCGCGCGTCACGGGGTGACGTTCTGGGAGACCGACATCAGTCCCGACGGCGGCAAGATCATGCTCGTGGGCGGAGCCCCGCGCAGCACCGACGACGACGCCGGCGCGATGCTGGCGACCGCGCGCGACGTGGCCGACGGCGTGCGAACGCTGCCTTTACGCATCGGGGTCAACCACGGCCGGGTGTTCTCCGGCGACTTCGGCCCCGACTACCGGCGTACCTACTCGGTCAAGGGCGATGCGGTCAACCTCGCCGCCCGCGTCATGGGCAAGGCAGCGCCCGGCGAGGTCTGGGCGACGGAGGGGGTCCTGGAGCACTCGCGCCTGTCGTTCGATGCCGAGAGGCTCGAGCCCTTCCTGGTCAAGGGCAAGGCCAGGCCGGTGCAGGCCTACCGGCTCGGCCGGGTGATGCAGGGACGGGTCGGGACCCCCGACGACGACCTGCCACTCATCAGTCGCGAACGCGAGCTCGCCGTCCTCCACGACGCGACGGCTGCCGCAGCCGCCGGCCGCGGCTGTCTGGTCGAGCTGGTCGGGGAACCGGGCATCGGCAAGAGCCGCCTCCTGGCCGAGCTCGCCTGCCGGTCACCCGACCTGCGGACCGTCGACGTCGGCTGCGACGCCTACCACTCTTCGACGCCGTACGCACCGTTCCGCACGTTGCTGCGCGAACTACTGGACATCCCGTACGACGCCGAGCCGGGAACGGCGGGAGAGCTGCTCGCGACGCGGCTGCACGACACGGCACCGGACCTGCTCCAGTGGCTGCCCCTGGTCGCGGTCGTCGTCGACGCCGACGTCGCGCCCACGGCGGCGACCAGCGCGTTGGACGAGAAGTTCCGCAAGGGCCGGCTGGAGCAGGTGACCACCGAGCTGCTGCACCGGCTGCTTCCGAGCGCAACCCTCGTCGTGGTGGAGGACGCCCATCTCGCCGACGACGCGTCCGCCGACCTCCTCGCCCACGTCGCCGAGAGCATCGCAAGCCGCCCCTGGGCCATGGTGGTCAGCCGGCACACCTCCCCCGGCGGTTTCGCGCCGCAGGCGCCGTCCGCCCGTATCGACCTGCTGCCGCTCGACGACTTCGCCGCGCAGACCATGCTCGCGATCGCCGCCGAGGAGTCGCCGCTCCCGCCGCACGAGTTCGCGGCACTCGCCCAGCGCGCCGAGGGCAACCCGCTGTTCCTGTTGCAACTGCTCGACGCCGTGCGTCGCACCGGCAGCGTGGACGAGCTGCCCGACTCCATCGAAGGCGTCATCACGGCGCGCATCGACCGGCTGCCCCCGCGGGAACGGCGCCTGCTCCGGACCGCGGCGGTGCTCGGCGTCCGGTTCGAACCGCGTGTCCTCGACGCGGTGCTCGACGCCGACGGCGACCGGCTCGAGGCCGAACGGCTGGCCGACTTCCTGCAGCTCGGCGACGACGGGATGGTGGCCTTCCGCCATGCCCTGGTGCGCGACACGGCCTACGAGGGGTTGCCGTTCACCCGTCGGCGCGAGCTGCACGGTCGGGCCGGCGACGTGCTCGAGCGGCTGTACGGCGAGCGCACCGACGAACGCGCGGACCTGCTGTCGCTGCACTTCCTGCAGGCAGGTCGTTTCGAAAGGGCATGGCGCTATGCCCGCGTGGCCGGGCAACGCGCCGACGGCGCTTACGCCTACGTGGAGTCGGCCGTCTTCTACGAGCGCGCGCTCGCCGCCGCCCGGCGCAGCGCAGACGCCGACACGGCGGCCATCGCGGACGTCACCGAACGCCTGGGCGACGCGCGCTCGCGGCTCGGCGAGTTCGCCCGGGCCGATGCGGCCTACGCCGACGCGGCGCGGGCGCTGCGTTCGCAGCCCCTGGACCGAGCCCGCATCTTCTACAAGCAGGCGGACATCTGCGTACGGGAGGGAGCGCACAGCCCGGCCCTGCGGCGGCTCAGCCGGGGGCTCACGGTCCTGTCCGACCAGCCGGGAATCGAGGCCCGGCGGCTGCGGGCCCGGCTCAGCTCCTTCTACGGACTCGTCCGGCACAACCAGGGGCGCGACCGCGACGCCGCCCGGTGGGGCCGCCGCGCCGTGGTCGAAGCAGAGACCTCGCGTTCGCCGGCGACCCTGGCGGAGGCGTTGCTGCATCTCGACGTCTGCCTGACCTTCGCCGACGACGGGGGCGGCAAGAACGCGCGGCGGGCGCTGGGCCTCTGGCGCCGGCTCGGCGACTCCTGGCAGGAGGCCCGCACGCTGAACCAGCTGGGCATCCGCGCCTACTTCGGGGGGCGCTGGCCCGAGGCGCTCGCGCACTACCGCGACGCGGCGGCAGCCTTCGACCGAGCCGGCGACCAGTGGATGGCCTCCGTGGTGCGAGGCAACCTCGCCGAGACGCTGTCGGACCAGGGCCATGTCGAAGAGGCGATCGGCATCCTCGAGCTGACACTGCCGGCCTGGCGCGCGTCGAGCGCGCCCACCATGGTGGGCTTCGGCCTCAGCCTGCTCGCGCGCGCGCACGTGCGGGCCGGCCGGTTCGAGGAAGCGGCACCGCTGTACGCCGAGGCGCGCGCGTTGTTCACCGAGCACGGCGAGCCGGTCGAGGTGCTGGAAACCGATGCGCGCCGCGTCGAGTCGTCCGTGCTGCAGGGACGCGGCGTCGCGGTGTTGGGCGACGTCGCGGAGCTGCTCGAGCGATGCCATCGGCTGCCCGGCGGTGAGGGTCTGGCCGCCACGGCCCACCGCCTGCACGGGCTGGCGCTCGCCCAGCTGGGCGACCTACTCGAAGCCCGCGCGGCGCTGCAGCGCAGCATCGCCTCCGCCCAGCAGCGGGGCGCCACCCACGAGATCGTCTGGGCCCTCGACGCCCTCGATCAGCTGGCCGGCGCCAGTCAGCAGCTGCCGATCCCGAGCCAGTCGACCGAGCTGCGGTCGCTCATGGACGGTCTGGGCATGGTGCAGATCGCCCGCCCTGGCCCGACCGGTCACGCCATCGACGTGACCCGCGACGCAACCATCGCCCGGTAG